A single region of the Prochlorococcus marinus str. MIT 0917 genome encodes:
- a CDS encoding FecCD family ABC transporter permease, which translates to MNATVLLVFIALVIVLSLSNGSVELSSHELIKAFMREGDLTNQIIFWELRLPRLIASLLVGSALGMSGALLQGMLRNGLASPYLLGISAGSGLVIVLLISMGLWLSWIPIAAWIGAIITTLIVYCLAKSGTSISVERLILAGVALSSLFGSIQSMLLLQTEDGRVQAALTWLIGSLNSRGWTEIKLAGPPIIFALVVGLLLSRQLNLLGLGDELSVGLGNSLFRSRCLIGASATLLAASSVSVGGLIGFVGLIVPHAVRFLFGTDYKVVLPFSALLGAFTLSSADLIARSGSIELPVGIITSLLGAPIFIVLLYKRQKSLTSMR; encoded by the coding sequence TTGAACGCAACGGTTCTTTTAGTATTTATTGCTTTAGTCATAGTTTTGTCTTTAAGTAATGGCTCTGTTGAATTAAGTAGTCATGAATTAATCAAAGCATTCATGAGAGAAGGTGATTTAACTAATCAAATTATTTTTTGGGAACTTAGACTTCCTAGATTAATTGCTTCTTTACTTGTTGGCTCAGCATTAGGTATGTCTGGGGCTCTCCTGCAAGGAATGCTAAGAAATGGATTGGCAAGTCCTTACTTGCTCGGCATTTCTGCAGGGTCTGGCTTGGTAATTGTTTTGTTGATAAGCATGGGTTTATGGCTCTCTTGGATTCCGATTGCTGCATGGATAGGGGCAATTATCACTACGTTAATTGTCTATTGTTTAGCAAAATCTGGGACTTCCATATCAGTTGAAAGATTGATTCTTGCAGGGGTTGCTTTAAGTAGTCTTTTTGGGTCTATTCAGTCAATGCTTCTCCTACAAACAGAAGATGGAAGAGTTCAAGCTGCTTTGACTTGGTTAATAGGTAGTCTTAACTCCAGAGGTTGGACTGAAATCAAGTTAGCTGGTCCACCAATCATCTTTGCTTTAGTTGTGGGATTATTACTCTCAAGACAATTGAATTTATTAGGCTTGGGAGATGAATTATCTGTAGGTTTAGGAAATTCTTTATTTCGTTCAAGATGCTTGATTGGTGCATCTGCAACTCTGTTGGCTGCAAGCTCAGTTAGCGTTGGTGGCTTGATTGGATTTGTAGGTTTGATTGTCCCCCATGCCGTACGATTTTTATTTGGGACAGACTATAAAGTTGTTCTTCCATTCTCTGCTTTATTAGGTGCCTTTACCCTTAGTTCGGCCGATTTGATTGCAAGATCGGGGTCTATTGAATTGCCTGTTGGAATCATCACATCATTATTAGGCGCTCCAATTTTTATAGTCTTATTGTATAAAAGACAAAAATCCTTAACTAGTATGAGATAG
- a CDS encoding ABC transporter ATP-binding protein — MTLITKDFSTGYEENQIIKSISLSLEKSEWLGIVGANGSGKSTFLKGISRILDAHTGNAYLDGQDIHHSSTKEIAKKISVLPQHQRSNLTLTVYELVCLGRSPHKKWWELDLDENDHIKVERSIELTDMTVFKDKPVDKLSGGQRQRAFLSLALAQDAKTLLLDEPTTFLDLRYQLQFLDLLKKINHEQEISIVTVIHDLNLAARYCDRIAVLKDGELLAIDKPREVLTHELLKNAFQVETCQIETPIGLQVCTIKSC, encoded by the coding sequence ATGACACTAATAACAAAAGATTTCTCTACCGGTTATGAAGAAAATCAAATCATTAAATCGATAAGTCTCTCATTAGAGAAATCTGAGTGGTTAGGAATTGTTGGAGCGAATGGATCAGGTAAATCCACTTTCTTAAAAGGTATAAGCCGCATACTTGACGCACATACAGGTAATGCCTATTTGGATGGGCAGGATATTCATCATTCTTCTACTAAGGAAATAGCAAAAAAGATTTCTGTATTACCTCAGCATCAGAGGTCTAATTTAACTCTTACCGTCTATGAATTGGTATGTCTTGGACGGTCTCCTCATAAAAAATGGTGGGAACTCGACCTTGATGAAAATGATCATATAAAAGTAGAGAGATCCATCGAATTAACTGATATGACAGTTTTTAAGGATAAACCTGTTGATAAATTATCTGGAGGGCAAAGGCAAAGGGCTTTCCTTTCTTTAGCTCTTGCGCAAGATGCAAAAACACTTTTATTGGATGAACCAACAACTTTTTTAGATCTTCGCTATCAACTTCAATTCTTAGACCTACTCAAGAAAATAAATCATGAACAGGAAATTTCAATTGTTACTGTTATTCATGACTTGAACTTGGCTGCGAGATACTGCGATCGGATTGCAGTACTTAAAGACGGCGAATTATTAGCTATCGACAAACCAAGAGAAGTTCTAACTCATGAGCTTTTGAAAAATGCTTTTCAAGTTGAGACATGCCAAATAGAAACACCTATTGGTCTTCAAGTATGTACAATTAAATCTTGCTGA
- a CDS encoding esterase/lipase family protein, whose translation MNKYFDQPIVILGGFLIDGSAYKEMTEYIKSRIKNKVVIVPVNKIEWLSTNWSFGWKNILDKVEKIVTELSKESSTNKVTLIGHSSGGMILRLYLSDLLFSRKIYNGKDYANCLITLGSPNQAKRATYLRNFVSSKLPGSFYSADVSYISVAGELDLNGPIATKTSLKLSKSSYRALNGNGDVIGDGLVPRDSALLIGSKQVVMKETAHGKAFGKDWYGSKNKVEEWLNKSLI comes from the coding sequence ATGAATAAATATTTTGATCAGCCAATTGTTATACTTGGTGGTTTCTTGATTGACGGTAGTGCCTATAAGGAAATGACAGAATATATTAAAAGTAGAATAAAGAACAAAGTAGTAATAGTTCCAGTAAATAAAATTGAGTGGCTTAGTACTAATTGGTCATTTGGTTGGAAGAATATTCTTGATAAAGTTGAGAAAATAGTGACAGAATTATCGAAAGAATCGTCTACGAATAAAGTCACTTTGATAGGTCATAGCTCTGGAGGGATGATCCTCAGATTGTATTTATCAGATCTTTTATTTAGTCGGAAGATCTACAATGGGAAGGATTATGCAAATTGCTTAATTACACTAGGAAGTCCTAATCAAGCAAAAAGAGCCACCTATCTACGTAATTTTGTAAGCTCTAAATTGCCAGGTAGTTTCTATAGCGCAGATGTTAGTTATATATCTGTTGCTGGCGAATTAGACTTGAACGGACCTATTGCGACAAAGACATCACTAAAATTAAGCAAGTCATCTTATAGAGCATTGAATGGAAATGGAGATGTTATTGGAGATGGACTAGTCCCTAGAGATTCAGCATTACTAATTGGCTCAAAACAGGTAGTGATGAAAGAAACAGCACACGGAAAAGCTTTTGGTAAGGATTGGTATGGTTCAAAAAATAAAGTTGAAGAATGGCTTAATAAATCTTTGATATGA